One Paraburkholderia sp. HP33-1 genomic region harbors:
- the cobM gene encoding precorrin-4 C(11)-methyltransferase yields the protein MTVFFIGAGPGDPELITVKGQRLVRSCPVILYAGSLVPAAVLEGHSAEQVINTAELDLDQIVALLAAAHAKGQDVARVHSGDPSLYGAIGEQIRRLRELGIPYEIVPGVTATAACAAALGCELTLPNVSQTLILTRYASKTSMPEGEQLADLARHRATLAIHLGVRHLARIVDELRPHYGGACPIAVIYRASWPDEEKITGTLDDIVAKVQGSAIERTALILVGRVLAAEGFADSTLYAKDS from the coding sequence ATGACAGTGTTTTTTATCGGCGCCGGTCCAGGCGACCCGGAGCTGATCACGGTGAAAGGGCAACGCCTCGTGCGCAGTTGTCCGGTGATCCTGTATGCGGGGTCGCTGGTGCCGGCCGCGGTGCTCGAAGGCCACAGCGCCGAACAGGTGATCAACACCGCGGAGCTCGATCTCGACCAGATCGTCGCGCTGCTCGCGGCGGCGCACGCGAAAGGTCAGGATGTCGCGCGGGTACATTCGGGCGATCCATCGCTGTACGGTGCGATCGGCGAGCAGATCCGCCGTTTGCGTGAGCTGGGCATTCCGTATGAAATCGTGCCCGGTGTGACCGCGACGGCCGCGTGCGCGGCGGCGCTCGGTTGCGAGCTGACGCTGCCGAACGTGTCACAAACGCTGATCCTCACGCGCTATGCGAGCAAAACGTCGATGCCCGAAGGCGAGCAGTTGGCCGACCTGGCGCGGCATCGCGCGACGCTGGCGATTCACCTCGGCGTGCGGCATCTCGCGCGCATCGTCGATGAATTGCGGCCGCATTACGGCGGCGCATGCCCGATCGCGGTGATCTATAGGGCAAGCTGGCCCGACGAGGAGAAAATCACCGGCACGCTCGACGACATCGTCGCAAAAGTGCAGGGCAGCGCGATCGAGCGGACCGCGCTGATTCTGGTCGGGCGGGTGCTGGCCGCGGAAGGTTTCGCCGATTCGACGCTGTACGCGAAGGACAGCTGA
- a CDS encoding AraC family transcriptional regulator — protein MMKPSTQRDYRRRIARVVEAILLEPGARHTLASLAAVAHMSPYHFHRIYRALMGESVVDTVKRLRLAEAAQRLTDAAQVTSVAHDAGYDSPQAFARAFRDFTGVSPSEFRARQRHLVANPAASALPSVEIAELAPLDVLCVRHDGPVATIGQTFQTLMTMLRCDEDPHLQQRVGICARDATVAGGFRYHAGIVAASQTAFSRAIERLDETTQQSCVTGPPPGVVPLRLEGGLYAVHRLVGPYALISPTFRALYGGWLPRSGYRRDQRPGLELYRSTPDRGALHPCITDLLIPICED, from the coding sequence ATGATGAAGCCCAGCACCCAACGTGATTACCGTCGACGGATCGCTCGCGTGGTCGAGGCCATTCTGCTCGAGCCCGGCGCGCGTCACACGCTCGCCAGCCTTGCGGCCGTCGCGCATATGTCGCCGTATCACTTCCACCGGATTTATCGCGCGTTGATGGGCGAGAGTGTCGTCGACACCGTCAAGCGTCTGCGGCTCGCCGAGGCGGCGCAAAGGCTGACCGACGCCGCGCAAGTCACCTCGGTCGCCCACGACGCCGGCTACGACAGTCCGCAAGCCTTCGCGCGCGCGTTTCGCGATTTCACCGGCGTGTCGCCGAGCGAGTTCAGGGCGCGGCAGCGGCATCTGGTTGCGAATCCGGCGGCGTCAGCGTTGCCGTCCGTCGAAATCGCCGAGCTCGCGCCGCTCGACGTGCTGTGCGTTCGCCATGACGGCCCGGTTGCGACGATCGGCCAGACCTTCCAGACGTTGATGACGATGCTGCGCTGCGACGAGGATCCACATTTGCAGCAGCGCGTCGGTATCTGCGCGCGCGATGCGACGGTGGCCGGCGGGTTTCGCTATCACGCGGGAATCGTCGCCGCGTCGCAGACTGCGTTCAGCCGCGCGATCGAGCGGCTCGATGAGACCACGCAGCAGTCGTGCGTTACCGGGCCGCCGCCGGGCGTCGTGCCGCTGCGGCTCGAAGGCGGCCTGTACGCGGTGCACCGCCTCGTCGGCCCTTATGCGCTGATCTCACCGACGTTCAGGGCGCTGTACGGCGGCTGGCTGCCGCGCAGCGGCTACCGGCGCGATCAGCGGCCGGGGCTCGAACTGTATCGAAGCACGCCCGATCGCGGCGCGCTGCATCCCTGCATCACCGATCTGCTGATCCCCATTTGCGAGGACTAA
- a CDS encoding alpha/beta hydrolase family protein, whose amino-acid sequence MMRRGCAALSSAMLVSLSVALSGALCGALWTALPTPAVAQSAPADWHVGETRRVFHPAAARNWRGAQTQALITSIWYPADATQPQTPHDIGAPGHPIFLGHAAADDAPLSAAQPKYPLLLLSHGTGGSAASLDWLAASLAAQGYIVAGVNHPGNNALEPRTRDGFILWWERATDVSEVLDGMLADPHFGPRVDTTRIGALGFSLGGYTVLELAGARTDLAAFEHFCTSPEADAICSPPEAANLAHAPGAPALTVAGLSVETQASRARSGDSYRDPRIKAAFAIAPALGEAFNSSSFKEVTIPVALLAGEADTTAPVNTNIHRVAGFIPQATVTIVPGASHYTFMDVCEPEVMERLAPVCKDGPGVDRAAIHARTAAQVRDFFAATMPAGRREQ is encoded by the coding sequence ATGATGCGTCGAGGCTGTGCCGCGCTGTCGAGCGCGATGTTGGTGTCGCTGTCGGTAGCGTTATCGGGGGCGCTGTGCGGCGCGCTATGGACTGCGTTGCCGACGCCGGCTGTCGCTCAATCCGCCCCCGCCGATTGGCACGTCGGCGAAACGCGCCGCGTGTTTCATCCCGCCGCGGCCCGCAACTGGCGCGGCGCGCAAACCCAGGCGCTGATCACGAGCATCTGGTATCCGGCCGACGCGACGCAGCCTCAGACACCTCACGATATCGGCGCGCCGGGCCATCCGATCTTTCTCGGCCACGCTGCCGCCGACGATGCGCCGCTGTCGGCCGCGCAGCCCAAATACCCATTGCTGCTGCTGTCGCACGGCACCGGCGGCAGCGCGGCCAGTCTCGACTGGCTCGCGGCGTCGCTGGCCGCGCAGGGCTATATCGTCGCTGGCGTCAATCATCCGGGCAACAACGCCCTGGAGCCGCGCACGCGCGACGGTTTCATCCTCTGGTGGGAGCGCGCCACAGATGTCAGCGAAGTGCTCGACGGCATGCTTGCGGACCCGCATTTCGGTCCGCGCGTCGACACCACGCGGATCGGCGCGCTGGGCTTTTCGCTCGGCGGCTACACGGTGCTCGAACTCGCGGGCGCGCGTACCGATTTGGCCGCGTTCGAGCACTTCTGCACGTCGCCCGAAGCCGATGCGATCTGCTCGCCGCCGGAAGCCGCCAATCTCGCGCACGCGCCGGGTGCGCCGGCGCTGACGGTTGCGGGGTTATCGGTGGAAACGCAGGCGTCGCGCGCGCGTTCGGGCGACTCGTATCGCGATCCGCGTATCAAGGCCGCGTTCGCGATCGCGCCCGCGCTCGGTGAGGCGTTCAACAGTTCATCTTTCAAGGAAGTGACGATTCCGGTCGCGCTGCTCGCGGGCGAGGCCGACACGACTGCGCCCGTCAACACCAATATTCACCGCGTCGCGGGCTTCATACCCCAGGCGACGGTGACGATCGTGCCGGGCGCGTCGCACTATACGTTCATGGATGTGTGCGAGCCCGAGGTGATGGAGCGTCTCGCGCCGGTTTGCAAGGACGGCCCGGGTGTTGACCGCGCCGCGATTCATGCGCGAACCGCCGCCCAGGTACGTGATTTCTTCGCAGCGACGATGCCGGCGGGCCGGCGCGAACAGTGA
- a CDS encoding DUF1488 domain-containing protein: MRIEFTGRREVVAAARVAYEANVDGKDVWCSVSLDALNDHFGNGSLGNGAPSAHDLVGAFEANRARIENATRRVLERNGGRSVELETRDFD, from the coding sequence ATGAGAATCGAATTCACCGGACGCCGGGAAGTCGTGGCTGCTGCGCGCGTCGCCTACGAGGCCAATGTGGACGGGAAGGACGTATGGTGCAGCGTGTCGCTCGACGCGCTCAATGACCACTTCGGCAATGGCAGCCTCGGCAACGGCGCCCCGTCGGCTCATGATCTGGTGGGAGCGTTCGAGGCGAATCGCGCGCGCATTGAAAATGCGACGCGGCGGGTGCTGGAACGAAACGGGGGGCGGTCCGTGGAGCTCGAAACGCGCGACTTCGATTGA
- a CDS encoding carbonic anhydrase, whose product MQEIIEGLIRFQREVFPQQSALFKRLSTAQNPSTLFVTCSDSRVVPELLTQTEPGSLFVIRNAGNIVPSYGPEPGGVSATVEYAIAVLGVSNIVICGHSNCGAMTAISSCTNLEHMPAVASWLRHADAAKAINASRHYCSDAERLEALVKDNVIAQLSNIRTHPSVAVGLVNKTLRLHGWIFNIESGEMLALDGKSGKFLPLVDNPEVYAG is encoded by the coding sequence GTGCAGGAAATCATCGAAGGATTGATCCGCTTTCAACGCGAGGTCTTTCCACAGCAAAGCGCGCTCTTCAAGCGTTTGTCGACCGCGCAGAATCCCAGCACGCTGTTCGTGACCTGTTCTGACAGCCGCGTGGTGCCGGAGCTGCTGACCCAGACCGAGCCGGGCTCACTGTTCGTGATCCGCAACGCGGGCAACATCGTGCCGTCGTACGGCCCGGAGCCGGGCGGCGTGTCGGCAACCGTCGAATATGCGATAGCGGTGCTCGGCGTGAGCAACATCGTGATCTGCGGCCATTCGAACTGCGGTGCGATGACGGCGATCTCGTCCTGCACGAATCTCGAACACATGCCGGCGGTCGCGAGCTGGCTGCGCCACGCGGATGCGGCGAAGGCGATCAATGCGTCGCGCCACTACTGCTCGGATGCGGAGCGTCTGGAGGCACTGGTCAAGGACAACGTGATCGCACAGCTCAGCAATATCCGCACACATCCGTCGGTGGCGGTCGGGCTCGTGAACAAGACGCTGCGGCTGCATGGGTGGATCTTCAATATTGAAAGCGGCGAGATGCTCGCGCTGGATGGCAAGAGCGGCAAGTTCTTGCCGCTCGTGGATAATCCGGAAGTTTATGCGGGTTGA
- a CDS encoding DUF4279 domain-containing protein, with amino-acid sequence MSEQQLTYATFHVMGDSVDPAFWTRFFEVKPDVAIVKGQPFATPSGRVSRTPGRVGLWGFGSKGFVVSDALEPHLRFLIGRLNLTRADLRETLAREGVTARFWCFWDNEAGNRIPDIPDDIRAMMEAIGGAIDIDEYR; translated from the coding sequence ATGTCTGAACAACAACTGACGTACGCCACGTTTCACGTAATGGGCGATTCCGTCGATCCCGCCTTCTGGACCAGGTTTTTCGAAGTGAAGCCCGACGTTGCCATTGTCAAGGGCCAACCGTTCGCCACGCCGTCCGGGCGAGTAAGCCGAACGCCGGGCCGCGTGGGGCTATGGGGCTTCGGCAGCAAGGGGTTCGTTGTCAGCGACGCGCTCGAACCCCACCTGCGATTTCTCATCGGGCGACTCAATCTCACACGAGCGGATCTCCGGGAGACGCTAGCGCGTGAAGGGGTGACGGCCCGCTTCTGGTGCTTTTGGGACAATGAAGCCGGCAACCGCATACCTGATATTCCCGACGATATTCGCGCAATGATGGAAGCGATAGGCGGCGCTATCGACATCGACGAGTACCGATAG
- a CDS encoding DUF4148 domain-containing protein: MIVLTGLVFGAVTIGAYVSQLDNDWSSGQNASLAADGERGVSATGAVAGQIEGRTDAAASTQAMRRRALRDDVEALRAQPTSSIGAQAGDALAIAALQYARQTNQQQTSQRQQTNQLQQTNTPWQPAVNSNRTQTSSATNPEHAHPGRAAHGGHARGASGSTKKPHSAQSSATTSGTNHARGGSHRSSSTADRSAKKTASVAPEVRPWPQGVESPASIPRAGLTTQAETQAIASDAPKTRAEVRAELERARENGTLPAFGNPEPMGPRP; the protein is encoded by the coding sequence ATGATCGTGTTGACGGGCCTCGTCTTTGGCGCGGTGACGATTGGGGCCTATGTGTCGCAGCTCGATAACGACTGGTCGTCCGGCCAGAATGCGAGCCTCGCCGCGGACGGCGAGCGTGGCGTCAGCGCGACGGGCGCGGTGGCGGGGCAGATTGAAGGCCGCACCGACGCAGCAGCGAGCACACAGGCTATGCGCCGCAGAGCGCTGCGCGACGACGTGGAGGCGTTGCGGGCCCAGCCAACCTCGTCAATTGGAGCACAGGCGGGCGACGCTCTGGCCATCGCGGCGCTACAGTACGCGCGGCAGACGAACCAGCAACAGACGAGCCAGCGGCAGCAGACGAACCAGTTGCAGCAGACGAACACGCCGTGGCAGCCTGCGGTGAATTCGAACCGGACGCAGACATCGTCGGCGACCAACCCCGAGCACGCACACCCTGGCCGCGCTGCGCATGGCGGGCATGCGCGAGGTGCGTCCGGCAGCACGAAGAAGCCGCACTCAGCACAAAGCTCTGCGACGACTTCGGGCACGAATCATGCGCGGGGCGGCAGCCACAGGAGCAGTTCGACTGCCGACCGGTCCGCGAAGAAGACAGCAAGCGTTGCGCCAGAGGTGCGGCCATGGCCGCAAGGCGTCGAGTCACCCGCGTCGATACCGCGCGCGGGACTGACCACGCAAGCCGAGACCCAGGCAATCGCCAGCGACGCTCCCAAGACCCGCGCCGAGGTACGCGCCGAACTCGAACGCGCGCGTGAGAACGGTACGCTACCGGCGTTCGGCAATCCCGAGCCGATGGGACCGCGTCCCTGA
- the surE gene encoding 5'/3'-nucleotidase SurE: MSAYETKVPRVLLTNDDGIDAPGLAVLEAVAAELAHEVWVVAPEHDQSGTSHSISLHSPLRVSRQGERRFGVTGTPGDCVVMGVRHLMREAPPSLVLSGVNRGGNLGIETMFSGTVGAAMTGLLLGLPSFALSQVFSDRERVRWDTARTLAPGVIRRLLAIEQAAPTCLNINFPDVDAADAGPMTPTRQGVGLVKDIEVLPEVDPRGFAYHWLRFERGPRANDADSETAVIAAGRVSVTPLAFDRTDEASFARLAASLR; the protein is encoded by the coding sequence ATGTCCGCTTATGAAACCAAGGTGCCGCGAGTGCTGCTGACGAACGACGACGGTATCGACGCGCCCGGCCTCGCGGTGCTCGAAGCCGTCGCCGCCGAGCTCGCGCACGAAGTCTGGGTGGTCGCGCCCGAGCACGACCAAAGCGGTACGTCGCATTCGATCAGCCTGCATTCGCCGCTGCGCGTGAGCCGCCAGGGTGAGCGCCGTTTCGGCGTGACCGGCACGCCCGGCGATTGCGTCGTGATGGGGGTGCGTCATCTGATGCGCGAGGCGCCGCCGTCGCTCGTGCTGTCCGGCGTCAATCGCGGCGGCAACCTCGGCATCGAAACGATGTTCTCGGGCACGGTCGGCGCGGCGATGACGGGTCTGCTGCTCGGGCTGCCGTCGTTCGCGCTGAGTCAGGTGTTCAGCGATCGTGAGCGCGTGCGCTGGGACACCGCGCGCACGCTCGCACCCGGCGTGATCCGTCGGTTGCTCGCAATCGAGCAGGCGGCGCCGACCTGTCTGAACATCAACTTCCCCGACGTCGACGCAGCCGACGCCGGTCCGATGACGCCGACACGCCAGGGTGTCGGGCTCGTCAAGGACATCGAGGTGCTACCGGAAGTCGACCCGCGCGGCTTCGCGTATCACTGGCTGCGCTTCGAGCGCGGCCCGCGCGCGAACGATGCCGACAGCGAAACGGCGGTGATCGCGGCAGGTCGCGTGTCGGTCACGCCGCTCGCCTTCGATCGCACCGACGAAGCCAGCTTCGCGCGGCTCGCCGCGTCGTTGCGTTAA
- a CDS encoding epoxide hydrolase family protein, with product MQIDPFEIAISDQDIDDLRFRIRATRWAPATSSPAWQQGADPAWLRELATYWAGHFDWRAAERRLNQLPQFLADVNGQTVHFAHRRAASVAPGFKAYPLVITHGWPGSFFEFHALLDQLCDPAAFGADPADAFDVVTPSLPGFAFSPAPARAGTSSFQVADLWVSLMRRLGYERFGAQGGDLGAGVSIALAARHPRAVDGIHLNFLPTSYEPAIGAAQEPLTPAEQDYLREKNDWFALEGGYAHLHTTKPLTVAASLNDSPMGLAAWIGEKFRAWSDCGGEVESVFSKDDLLTNISLYWFTQCIGPAMQMYWENRLQPIRFPDGQRIDTPLGFALFPKEINHPPRSWLERTFNVVQWSEMQGGGHFAAMEKPALLAAEIRKFFRPLRSAMR from the coding sequence ATGCAGATTGACCCGTTCGAGATTGCGATCTCCGATCAGGACATCGACGATCTACGCTTCCGCATCCGCGCCACCCGCTGGGCGCCCGCGACGTCCTCACCGGCATGGCAGCAGGGCGCCGACCCGGCATGGCTGCGCGAACTCGCGACGTATTGGGCCGGGCATTTCGACTGGCGCGCGGCCGAACGCAGGCTGAACCAGTTGCCGCAATTTCTCGCCGACGTGAACGGGCAGACCGTGCACTTCGCGCATCGGCGCGCGGCAAGCGTCGCGCCCGGCTTCAAGGCTTATCCGCTCGTGATCACGCACGGCTGGCCCGGTTCGTTCTTCGAGTTTCACGCGCTGCTCGATCAGCTGTGCGATCCGGCCGCGTTCGGCGCCGATCCCGCCGATGCGTTCGATGTCGTCACGCCGTCGCTGCCGGGCTTCGCGTTTTCGCCGGCGCCCGCGCGGGCCGGCACGTCTTCGTTCCAGGTGGCGGACCTGTGGGTGTCGCTGATGCGGCGGCTCGGCTACGAGCGCTTCGGCGCGCAGGGCGGCGATCTCGGCGCGGGCGTGTCGATCGCGCTGGCCGCGCGGCATCCGCGGGCGGTCGATGGCATTCATCTGAACTTCCTGCCGACTTCCTACGAGCCCGCGATCGGCGCGGCGCAAGAGCCGCTGACGCCGGCCGAGCAGGACTATCTGCGCGAGAAGAACGACTGGTTCGCGCTCGAAGGCGGTTACGCGCATCTGCACACCACGAAGCCGCTGACCGTGGCCGCGTCGTTGAACGACTCGCCGATGGGACTCGCCGCGTGGATCGGCGAGAAGTTTCGTGCGTGGAGCGATTGCGGCGGCGAGGTGGAAAGCGTGTTCTCGAAAGACGACTTGCTGACCAATATTTCGCTGTACTGGTTCACGCAGTGCATCGGCCCGGCGATGCAGATGTATTGGGAGAACCGCCTGCAGCCGATCCGTTTCCCCGACGGCCAGCGTATCGACACGCCACTCGGCTTCGCGTTGTTTCCGAAGGAGATCAATCATCCGCCGCGCAGCTGGCTCGAAAGAACCTTCAACGTCGTGCAGTGGAGTGAAATGCAAGGCGGCGGGCATTTCGCGGCGATGGAAAAGCCCGCGTTGCTGGCGGCCGAGATTCGAAAGTTCTTCAGGCCGTTGCGCAGCGCAATGCGCTAG
- a CDS encoding HAD-IA family hydrolase, whose product MSEPVTLLLFDLEGVLSHYDRAARAERLAAITGCSAQTVRDAIWGSGLEARADSGEISDDEYLRELGALLNYPVSRAEWLDARLASITPNAPALALASRAAQRCRIAILTNNCHLLTDHIGYLNPPVARLFGPHVYSSAAFGAAKPAAQTYLRCVERLGAAAADTLFIDDTQANVDGARAAGLQGYRFVDAAGLSAELARRGVL is encoded by the coding sequence ATGAGCGAACCCGTCACGCTGCTACTGTTCGACCTGGAAGGTGTCCTGTCGCACTACGATCGCGCTGCGCGCGCCGAGCGGCTCGCGGCGATTACGGGCTGCTCGGCGCAGACCGTGCGTGATGCGATCTGGGGCTCAGGACTCGAGGCGCGCGCCGACAGCGGCGAAATCAGTGACGACGAGTATCTGCGTGAGCTGGGCGCACTGCTGAATTATCCGGTGAGCCGCGCCGAATGGCTCGACGCGCGGCTCGCGTCGATTACACCGAACGCTCCAGCGCTCGCGCTGGCGTCCCGCGCGGCGCAGCGCTGCCGCATCGCGATACTGACTAACAACTGCCACCTGCTGACCGATCACATCGGTTATCTGAATCCGCCCGTTGCCCGGTTGTTCGGGCCGCACGTCTATTCGTCGGCGGCGTTTGGGGCGGCCAAGCCTGCCGCGCAAACCTATTTGCGCTGCGTCGAACGCCTCGGCGCGGCCGCCGCCGACACGCTATTCATCGACGACACCCAGGCCAACGTGGACGGCGCGCGCGCAGCTGGGTTGCAGGGCTACCGGTTCGTCGACGCGGCGGGCTTGTCGGCTGAACTCGCGCGGCGGGGTGTGCTCTAG
- a CDS encoding aldo/keto reductase → MTLASNRDHRRRFLRAALGLPASLALSRFTAAQTGTALPRMSHRAIPSTGEALPVIGCGTWRTFDVGDDPAARAQLADVLRILFEAGGSVIDSSPMYGSSEAVAGTLLTQLDAHRKAFVATKVWTEGREAGIAQMEESLRRFQQPRVDLMQIHNLLDWRTQLATLRDWKAQGRIRYLGITHYTSSAFDEVAAVMRSEKPDFVQINYAADDRAAEQRILPLAADLGIGVVINQPFGGGGLIARVMKTPLPAWAAEIGCTNWAQILLKFVLAQPAVTVVIPGTGRPQYMADNVRAGSGPLPDQAMRARIIAAVSG, encoded by the coding sequence ATGACTCTTGCGTCGAACCGCGATCACCGCCGCCGTTTTCTGCGCGCGGCGCTCGGGTTGCCGGCTTCGCTGGCATTGTCGCGCTTCACCGCCGCGCAAACCGGTACCGCCTTACCTCGCATGAGCCACCGCGCGATCCCGTCCACCGGCGAAGCGCTGCCGGTGATCGGCTGCGGCACGTGGCGCACGTTCGACGTCGGCGACGATCCCGCCGCGCGTGCGCAACTCGCCGACGTGCTGCGCATCCTGTTCGAAGCCGGCGGCTCGGTGATCGATTCTTCACCGATGTACGGCTCGTCGGAAGCGGTCGCGGGCACGCTGCTCACGCAGCTCGACGCGCATCGCAAGGCCTTCGTCGCGACCAAGGTATGGACCGAGGGACGTGAAGCCGGCATCGCGCAGATGGAGGAATCGCTGCGGCGCTTTCAGCAGCCGCGTGTCGATCTGATGCAGATTCACAATCTGCTCGACTGGCGTACGCAACTCGCGACGTTGCGCGACTGGAAAGCGCAAGGCCGGATTCGCTATCTCGGCATCACGCATTACACGTCGAGCGCATTTGATGAAGTGGCCGCAGTGATGCGCAGCGAGAAGCCCGATTTCGTGCAGATCAACTACGCCGCCGACGATCGCGCGGCGGAGCAGCGCATCCTACCGCTGGCGGCCGATCTCGGCATCGGCGTCGTGATCAATCAGCCGTTCGGCGGCGGCGGTCTGATTGCGCGCGTGATGAAGACGCCGTTGCCGGCATGGGCCGCGGAAATCGGCTGCACGAACTGGGCACAGATTCTGTTGAAGTTCGTGCTCGCGCAGCCGGCGGTGACGGTCGTGATTCCCGGCACCGGGCGGCCGCAATACATGGCGGACAACGTTCGCGCGGGATCGGGACCGCTGCCCGATCAAGCGATGCGCGCGCGGATCATCGCGGCGGTAAGCGGCTGA
- a CDS encoding metallophosphoesterase family protein, producing the protein MSSHHSFDPARRDALKCLAYGGLGTVFMLSGGVLTPVELALAADTSTARPMDGVPLFLQISDTHIGFNKEANPDVAGTLKQTIEYVNAMPARPPLAIHTGDITHLSKPSEFDLAAQLMSGLKITELHTVPGEHDVTDGPGAEYFSRFGKQSDNRGYYSFDHQGVHFVALVNVMHFKPNGLGGLGDEQLEWLENDLKGRSSSTPVVVFAHMPMWTIYEPWGWGTGDAGQAMSYLQRFGSVTVLNGHIHQIVTKVEGNVTFHTARSTAYPQPTAGIGDGPGPLKVASDQLPKMLGVTSVSIARNPLKATLNDTTLA; encoded by the coding sequence ATGTCGTCACACCATTCATTCGATCCGGCGCGCCGCGACGCGCTGAAGTGTCTTGCGTACGGTGGCCTCGGCACCGTGTTCATGCTGTCCGGCGGCGTGCTGACGCCGGTCGAGCTTGCGCTCGCGGCCGACACGAGCACCGCGCGGCCCATGGACGGCGTGCCGCTTTTCCTGCAGATCAGCGACACGCATATCGGCTTCAACAAGGAAGCGAATCCCGACGTCGCGGGCACGCTGAAACAGACGATCGAATACGTCAATGCGATGCCGGCGAGGCCGCCGCTCGCGATTCACACCGGCGACATCACGCATCTGTCGAAACCCTCGGAGTTCGATCTCGCCGCACAACTGATGTCGGGCCTGAAGATCACCGAGCTGCACACGGTGCCCGGGGAGCATGACGTCACCGACGGCCCCGGCGCCGAGTACTTCAGCCGCTTCGGCAAGCAGTCGGATAACCGAGGCTATTACAGCTTCGATCACCAGGGCGTGCATTTCGTCGCCCTCGTCAACGTGATGCATTTCAAGCCGAACGGCCTCGGCGGACTCGGCGACGAGCAGCTCGAGTGGCTCGAAAACGATCTGAAGGGGCGCTCGTCGAGCACCCCGGTCGTCGTGTTCGCGCACATGCCGATGTGGACGATCTACGAGCCGTGGGGCTGGGGCACCGGCGACGCGGGACAGGCGATGAGTTATCTGCAGCGCTTCGGTTCGGTAACGGTGCTGAACGGTCACATTCATCAGATCGTCACGAAGGTCGAGGGCAACGTGACGTTCCACACTGCGCGCTCGACCGCCTATCCGCAGCCGACCGCCGGCATCGGCGACGGCCCGGGTCCGCTGAAGGTCGCGAGCGACCAACTGCCGAAGATGCTCGGCGTGACGAGCGTCAGCATTGCGCGCAATCCGCTGAAGGCGACGCTCAATGACACGACGCTCGCCTGA
- a CDS encoding cupredoxin domain-containing protein: protein MLTNRMGRALMILPASLAILAATAEPGLAQTTMPMQMQMPMKAQKETVALAPNAMVMKNFAFVPTELTIKAGTTVTWKNMDGEPHTVVNDAGLFRSAALDENDTFQYKFDKPGVYKIFCGIHPNMRATITVQ from the coding sequence ATGCTCACGAACAGGATGGGCCGCGCGCTCATGATTCTGCCCGCCAGTCTCGCGATTCTGGCCGCGACGGCCGAGCCCGGCCTCGCGCAAACGACGATGCCGATGCAGATGCAGATGCCCATGAAGGCGCAGAAAGAGACCGTCGCGTTGGCCCCAAACGCGATGGTCATGAAGAACTTCGCGTTCGTGCCGACGGAGCTGACCATCAAGGCGGGCACGACGGTCACATGGAAAAATATGGACGGCGAGCCGCACACCGTGGTCAACGACGCGGGCCTGTTCCGCTCGGCCGCGCTCGATGAGAACGACACCTTTCAGTACAAGTTCGATAAACCCGGGGTGTACAAGATCTTTTGCGGCATTCATCCGAACATGAGGGCGACTATTACGGTGCAATGA